The nucleotide window cgattaaaaaaatattgagttgATTAGCCCTTGAGAATATCCATTGTAGAAGTGTTGCTTTCTTTAGATAAAGTAACAAATATGTAATCGTCACTACAATAGATTCGATCATACCAATCCCTTTTGTCGTTAAGTTTCCAAAGGGTATCTATATATAGGTAGCCATGTCACAGTTTGTACCTTATACTTACTCACAAAgcaaccagaaaaaaaaacacacacatctCTAATTTTCTCGCACCCAAAACCTCTATTTCATGATGGGATACCAaacaaaccctaatttctccATGTTTTTTTCCTTGGAAAATGACGACCAAAACAATCAAGATTATAATTCTTATAACAGTCTCTCTTCATCAACTTCTGTTGATTGCACTCTTTCACTTGGAACACCGTCCACTCGTCTAGACGACCACCGCAGATATTCTTCCGTTAGTTCTAACATGTCCGGTGATTACTTCTATCACGGAGGAAGCGCTAAAACGACGTCGTACAAGAAGGGCGGCGGTGATCACAACTTACCTCGCCGTTGTGCTAGCTGCGACACAACTTCTACTCCTTTATGGAGAAACGGACCAAAAGGACCCAAggtaatttaataataaaagtaTCTAGATTGTGATAAAAGCAAAAGCGTCAATTTGGTTATTCAAAACTTTAAAACTGTTGCAAGCATTATATATTCTGTTTATCACATCATAAAAAGTATGGATGgtttataattctttttttttatgaatctttgttgttattaaatatttaaaagggCTAGGTTGTTTTCAGTTTATAgctaaaataatttgtttttagaaTGATAAAGATGTAAGCTATCATTTAGTATTTTTGTCTCCAACTTATAACATATCTATATCTTGTATGACTAAATAAAAATCAGCAATGTATATACA belongs to Brassica rapa cultivar Chiifu-401-42 chromosome A07, CAAS_Brap_v3.01, whole genome shotgun sequence and includes:
- the LOC103828397 gene encoding GATA transcription factor 20, translating into MMGYQTNPNFSMFFSLENDDQNNQDYNSYNSLSSSTSVDCTLSLGTPSTRLDDHRRYSSVSSNMSGDYFYHGGSAKTTSYKKGGGDHNLPRRCASCDTTSTPLWRNGPKGPKSLCNACGIRFKKEERRAAARNSITSVGGSSAAEIPAGGNYYNHHHHYPSSSPSWAHQNTQRVQYFSPAPEMEYPFVDDATAASFLSWN